In one Mycobacteroides chelonae genomic region, the following are encoded:
- a CDS encoding DUF3558 family protein: MATAGLLATGCGPQKTEPDATTRSSSESSVAPSTEAKSSGYQPFTPATDPCALVAPEQLNQQGATPIKPGVADTANGVQQCSYKDDGGHEVLSVSLFKNSDGASNYRKIHVRILESEGAQIYVMKDEPDECGVGLVDPEDNIAKFVFEPGAAAVAAAGLPAGQTWCDFSAPVIAEANKKLGWTK, from the coding sequence ATGGCCACGGCGGGCCTTCTTGCCACGGGTTGCGGGCCGCAGAAGACGGAGCCTGACGCAACGACACGGAGTTCTTCAGAATCGTCGGTTGCGCCCTCGACGGAGGCGAAAAGCTCTGGCTACCAACCGTTTACCCCGGCGACGGATCCATGCGCTCTGGTAGCGCCGGAACAGCTGAATCAGCAGGGAGCGACACCGATCAAGCCGGGAGTGGCGGATACCGCCAACGGCGTACAACAGTGTTCGTACAAGGACGACGGTGGCCATGAGGTGCTCAGTGTGTCGCTCTTCAAGAACTCGGACGGGGCCTCGAACTACCGAAAGATCCACGTCCGGATTCTTGAATCTGAGGGCGCGCAGATCTATGTCATGAAAGATGAGCCGGACGAATGCGGTGTTGGATTGGTGGATCCGGAGGACAACATCGCCAAGTTTGTATTCGAGCCGGGTGCCGCCGCTGTTGCCGCTGCTGGCTTGCCAGCCGGTCAAACCTGGTGTGATTTCTCAGCGCCCGTGATCGCCGAGGCCAACAAGAAGTTAGGTTGGACGAAGTAG
- the gyrB gene encoding DNA topoisomerase (ATP-hydrolyzing) subunit B yields the protein MAAPKKSAKSEYSADSITILEGLEAVRKRPGMYIGSTGERGLHHLIWEVVDNSVDEAMAGYATTVEVTMLEDGGIQVKDDGRGIPVAMHASGIPTVDVVMTQLHAGGKFDSDSYAVSGGLHGVGISVVNALSTKVELEILRDGHEWQQVYTASVPGTLQQGAATKKTGTTVRFWADPEIFETTTYDFETVARRLQEQAFLNKGLTIKLTDERVSNADVTDEVVSDTAEAPKSAEEQAAESAAPHKVKNRVFHYPDGLVDFVKHINRTKSAIHTTIVDFSGKGEGHEVEIAMQWNAGYSESVHTFANTINTHEGGTHEEGFRAALTTVVNKYAKEKKLLKEKDTNLTGDDIREGLAAVISVKVGEPQFEGQTKTKLGNTEVKSFVQKVCNEQLQHWFDSNPADAKTVVNKAVSSAQARIAARKARELVRRKSATDIGGLPGKLADCRSTDPSKSELYVVEGDSAGGSAKSGRDSMFQAILPLRGKIINVEKARIDRVLKNTEVQAIITALGTGIHDEFDIAKLRYHKIVLMADADVDGQHISTLLLTLLFRFMRPLVEHGHIFLAQPPLYKLKWQRSQPEFAYSDRERDGLMEAGLKAGKKINKDDGIQRYKGLGEMDAKELWETTMDPSVRVLRQVTLDDAAAADELFSILMGEDVEARRSFITRNARDVRFLDV from the coding sequence GTGGCTGCGCCGAAGAAGAGTGCCAAGAGCGAATACAGTGCCGACTCGATCACCATCCTAGAGGGGCTCGAAGCGGTCCGGAAACGCCCCGGCATGTACATCGGGTCAACCGGTGAACGCGGTCTGCACCATCTGATCTGGGAAGTTGTCGACAACTCCGTTGATGAGGCGATGGCCGGCTACGCCACCACCGTCGAGGTGACGATGCTTGAGGACGGCGGCATCCAGGTCAAGGACGACGGTCGCGGTATCCCGGTGGCCATGCATGCCTCCGGCATACCCACCGTTGACGTCGTCATGACCCAGCTGCACGCCGGCGGCAAGTTCGACTCGGATTCCTACGCGGTGTCGGGCGGTCTGCACGGTGTGGGTATCTCGGTGGTGAACGCGCTCTCGACCAAGGTCGAGCTGGAGATTCTGCGCGATGGCCACGAGTGGCAGCAGGTCTACACGGCCTCAGTGCCGGGCACATTGCAGCAGGGCGCGGCCACCAAGAAGACGGGCACCACGGTCCGGTTCTGGGCGGATCCGGAGATCTTCGAGACCACTACCTATGACTTTGAGACGGTCGCCAGGCGCCTCCAGGAGCAGGCCTTCCTCAACAAGGGCCTGACCATCAAGCTCACCGACGAGCGTGTGAGTAACGCCGACGTGACCGACGAGGTGGTCAGCGACACCGCCGAGGCACCTAAGAGCGCCGAGGAACAGGCCGCGGAATCGGCTGCGCCGCATAAGGTTAAGAACCGCGTCTTCCACTACCCCGATGGCCTGGTCGACTTCGTCAAGCACATCAACCGCACCAAATCGGCCATCCACACCACCATCGTCGACTTCTCCGGAAAAGGTGAAGGCCACGAGGTCGAGATCGCGATGCAGTGGAATGCGGGCTACTCCGAGTCGGTGCACACCTTCGCCAACACCATCAACACCCACGAGGGCGGCACGCACGAAGAGGGATTCCGCGCTGCGCTCACGACGGTGGTCAACAAGTACGCCAAGGAGAAGAAGCTTCTCAAGGAGAAGGACACCAACCTCACCGGTGATGACATCCGTGAGGGATTGGCAGCGGTCATCTCGGTAAAGGTCGGTGAGCCTCAGTTCGAGGGTCAGACCAAGACCAAGCTGGGTAACACCGAGGTCAAGTCCTTTGTGCAGAAGGTGTGCAACGAGCAGCTGCAGCACTGGTTCGACTCGAATCCTGCCGACGCAAAAACCGTTGTGAATAAGGCGGTTTCGTCGGCACAGGCGCGGATCGCGGCGCGCAAGGCGCGTGAGCTGGTCCGTCGCAAGAGCGCCACCGACATCGGTGGGCTGCCCGGCAAGCTGGCCGACTGCCGCTCCACCGATCCGTCGAAGTCGGAACTGTATGTGGTGGAGGGTGACTCGGCCGGTGGTTCGGCCAAGAGCGGCCGCGACTCGATGTTCCAGGCCATCCTGCCGCTGCGCGGCAAGATCATCAACGTTGAAAAGGCGCGTATCGACCGGGTTTTGAAGAACACCGAAGTCCAGGCGATCATCACCGCGTTGGGCACGGGTATCCATGACGAGTTCGATATTGCCAAGCTGCGGTATCACAAGATCGTGTTGATGGCCGACGCCGACGTTGACGGCCAACACATTTCGACGTTGCTGCTGACGTTGTTGTTCCGTTTCATGCGCCCGCTGGTGGAGCACGGCCACATCTTCCTGGCGCAGCCGCCGCTGTACAAGCTCAAGTGGCAGCGCAGCCAGCCGGAGTTCGCGTACTCCGACCGTGAGCGCGACGGGTTGATGGAGGCCGGGCTCAAGGCCGGCAAGAAGATCAACAAGGACGACGGCATCCAGCGCTACAAGGGTCTTGGTGAGATGGATGCCAAGGAACTGTGGGAGACCACTATGGACCCGTCCGTGCGTGTGCTGCGTCAGGTGACACTCGACGATGCTGCCGCGGCCGACGAGCTGTTCTCGATTCTGATGGGCGAGGACGTCGAGGCGCGCCGCAGCTTCATCACCCGAAACGCCAGGGACGTGCGCTTCCTCGACGTGTAG
- a CDS encoding DUF3558 family protein: MTSLSRLVLLTTVALTAAGCGGAVSGDAVTATVTASSNTLTTAGSSPAVSNTLPAPHAPPDHNSDGTTFDPCLTYSAAELMAWGVDPASVEDAADGLQRGCIWKGDGWILQQLVNNQTIADYLNLDNYPDARPLNVAGLQGSVDRGQQKGTTFCSVQIPSQKSVVATLVSVRDSKAEKVIPDACVKAVEIATATAGKLPK; this comes from the coding sequence ATGACTAGCCTGTCCCGACTGGTGCTGTTGACGACGGTGGCTCTCACCGCCGCCGGCTGCGGTGGTGCTGTCTCTGGCGACGCCGTTACTGCAACGGTCACGGCCTCTTCAAACACCCTCACGACGGCCGGGTCCTCCCCCGCGGTGAGCAACACCCTTCCTGCGCCACATGCGCCTCCCGATCACAACAGTGACGGCACAACGTTCGATCCATGCCTGACCTATAGTGCCGCGGAGCTGATGGCGTGGGGTGTTGATCCAGCCTCCGTGGAAGATGCCGCTGACGGGCTCCAGCGAGGTTGCATCTGGAAAGGCGACGGCTGGATACTTCAGCAATTGGTGAACAATCAGACGATCGCTGACTACCTCAACCTCGATAACTACCCCGACGCTCGTCCGCTGAATGTCGCTGGCCTTCAGGGATCTGTAGACCGTGGACAGCAGAAGGGCACGACCTTTTGTTCTGTGCAGATTCCGTCACAGAAATCGGTCGTTGCGACTCTTGTCAGCGTTCGGGATAGCAAGGCCGAGAAGGTGATACCCGACGCGTGTGTCAAGGCTGTCGAGATCGCCACTGCTACCGCGGGAAAACTCCCGAAATGA
- the gnd gene encoding phosphogluconate dehydrogenase (NAD(+)-dependent, decarboxylating) translates to MQLGLVGLGKMGFNMRDRLRAGGHEVIGYDPRPEVTDVPSLKGLADALEAPRVVWVMVPSGPITQQTIAELAEELSEGDLVIDGGNSRFTEDQPNADLLAAKGIGYIDAGVSGGVWGKENGYGLMVGGSDADVARALPIFDTLRPEGDRADGFVHAGPVGAGHYAKMIHNGIEYGLMHAYAEGYELLAAEPLITDVQAVLQAWTKGTVVRSWLLDLLAKALKEDPGFDAISGYTEDSGEGRWTVEEAINHRVPAPVIAASLFARFASRQEDSPAMKAVSALRNQFGGHAVKRVGLSG, encoded by the coding sequence ATGCAGCTGGGTTTGGTTGGACTGGGCAAGATGGGTTTCAACATGCGCGACCGGCTGCGCGCCGGTGGGCATGAGGTCATCGGATACGACCCACGCCCGGAGGTCACCGATGTGCCCTCGCTCAAAGGGCTGGCCGATGCCTTAGAGGCGCCTCGTGTGGTGTGGGTGATGGTGCCGTCGGGTCCGATTACCCAACAGACGATTGCTGAGCTCGCCGAGGAATTGTCCGAGGGAGACCTCGTGATCGACGGTGGTAACTCGAGGTTCACCGAAGACCAGCCGAATGCGGATCTGTTGGCGGCCAAGGGGATTGGATACATCGATGCGGGTGTATCTGGCGGGGTGTGGGGCAAGGAGAACGGCTACGGGCTGATGGTCGGGGGCAGCGACGCCGATGTGGCGCGGGCGCTGCCGATCTTCGACACGCTGCGTCCCGAGGGTGATCGTGCGGACGGCTTCGTACATGCCGGCCCGGTCGGCGCGGGTCACTACGCCAAGATGATTCACAACGGTATCGAGTACGGCCTCATGCATGCCTATGCCGAGGGGTACGAGCTACTGGCGGCCGAACCGCTGATTACCGATGTGCAGGCCGTACTGCAGGCCTGGACCAAGGGCACCGTGGTGAGGTCATGGCTGTTGGATCTGCTGGCCAAGGCTTTGAAGGAAGATCCCGGCTTCGACGCGATTTCCGGATACACCGAAGACTCCGGAGAGGGACGTTGGACGGTCGAGGAGGCGATCAATCATCGGGTGCCCGCGCCGGTCATCGCCGCGTCGTTGTTCGCGAGATTTGCTTCGCGGCAGGAAGATTCACCTGCAATGAAGGCGGTATCGGCGTTGCGTAACCAGTTCGGCGGCCATGCGGTCAAGCGCGTCGGTCTCTCCGGATAA
- the recF gene encoding DNA replication/repair protein RecF (All proteins in this family for which functions are known are DNA-binding proteins that assist the filamentation of RecA onto DNA for the initiation of recombination or recombinational repair.), translated as MYVRQLGLRDFRSWERVDLELEPGRTVFVGPNGYGKTNLVEALWYSSTLGSHRVATDAPLVRNGAERAVVSTIVVNDGRELAIDLEIAAGRANKARINRSPVRSPREIVGILHAVLFAPEDLSLVRGDPSDRRRFLDDLLIQRRPRMAGVRADYDKVLRQRTALLKTAGAALRQRNDQSVLDTLDVWNGHLVAHGAELLSARIELVGELRPLVEKSYQLLAPASRLADIAYRSSVEGVDGELSVERLTEALNAGLAAKRSAEIERGVCLVGPHRDDLELRLGDGPAKGFASHGESWSFALALRLAAFDLLRSDGTDPLLMLDDVFAELDGARRRSLATVAADAEQVLVTAAVPDDVPEELSARTVTVDVQEDPSGRKSVAHE; from the coding sequence GTGTACGTACGACAGCTGGGACTGCGAGACTTCCGGTCGTGGGAAAGAGTTGACCTGGAGCTCGAACCCGGGCGCACCGTGTTCGTCGGCCCCAACGGCTACGGCAAGACTAATCTTGTTGAGGCCCTTTGGTATTCGTCTACCTTGGGTTCGCACCGAGTCGCCACCGACGCCCCCCTTGTACGCAACGGTGCCGAAAGGGCGGTGGTGTCGACCATCGTCGTCAACGACGGTCGGGAATTGGCGATCGATCTGGAGATCGCGGCCGGGCGGGCGAATAAGGCCCGGATAAACCGCTCCCCGGTGCGCAGCCCACGGGAGATCGTTGGAATTCTGCACGCGGTGCTCTTCGCACCCGAGGATTTGTCCTTGGTGCGCGGCGACCCGTCCGATCGACGCCGTTTTCTTGACGACCTGCTGATCCAGCGCCGTCCCCGGATGGCCGGCGTGCGTGCCGACTATGACAAGGTGCTCCGGCAGCGCACCGCGCTGCTCAAGACCGCAGGTGCGGCGTTGAGACAGCGGAATGATCAGAGTGTGCTGGATACCCTCGATGTGTGGAATGGGCATCTGGTTGCACACGGCGCCGAATTACTTTCTGCGCGTATCGAATTGGTGGGTGAGTTGCGGCCACTGGTGGAAAAGTCGTACCAGCTGCTGGCGCCCGCATCGCGGCTGGCCGATATCGCGTACCGCAGTAGCGTCGAGGGCGTCGACGGAGAACTTTCGGTGGAACGCCTTACGGAGGCACTGAACGCCGGGCTGGCCGCCAAACGGTCGGCAGAGATTGAACGCGGAGTCTGTCTGGTGGGTCCACACCGAGACGACCTGGAGCTGCGGCTCGGCGACGGACCGGCGAAAGGCTTCGCCAGTCATGGGGAATCGTGGTCTTTCGCTTTGGCCCTGCGGCTTGCCGCCTTTGACCTGCTCCGTTCCGACGGCACCGACCCCCTGTTGATGCTCGACGATGTGTTCGCAGAACTCGATGGCGCCAGGCGGAGGTCCTTGGCCACTGTCGCGGCCGACGCGGAGCAAGTACTCGTGACGGCGGCGGTCCCCGACGACGTTCCCGAGGAATTGTCGGCGCGCACGGTTACCGTCGACGTACAGGAAGATCCTTCGGGACGAAAGTCGGTGGCGCATGAGTGA
- a CDS encoding DUF721 family protein, which translates to MSEEEAWPPEHLAGVAGMDLVRRVLEEARGAAKQQGKDIGRGGRSPQQRRRVAGGRRTWSGPGPDARDPQLLGRAAGDLANRRGWSSRVSEGAVFGRWEAVVGEQIAAHATPTALNEGVLTVSAESTAWATQLRLVQAQLLAKIAAAVGDGVVTSLKISGPTAPSWRKGPRHIAGRGPRDTYG; encoded by the coding sequence ATGAGTGAGGAAGAGGCCTGGCCGCCGGAGCATCTGGCCGGGGTTGCAGGGATGGATTTGGTGCGGCGGGTGCTCGAAGAGGCACGTGGCGCAGCCAAACAGCAAGGTAAAGACATCGGCAGAGGAGGCAGATCACCGCAGCAGCGTCGACGGGTCGCAGGAGGGCGCCGCACCTGGTCAGGTCCGGGCCCGGATGCGCGCGATCCGCAGCTGCTGGGAAGGGCGGCAGGAGATCTGGCCAATCGCCGGGGCTGGTCCTCGCGAGTCTCCGAGGGCGCGGTGTTCGGTCGGTGGGAGGCCGTCGTCGGCGAGCAGATTGCCGCACATGCGACCCCGACCGCCCTGAACGAGGGAGTACTGACAGTCTCGGCGGAGTCCACAGCCTGGGCGACGCAGCTGCGGCTGGTGCAGGCGCAGCTGCTAGCGAAGATCGCTGCGGCGGTGGGAGACGGGGTGGTGACAAGTCTGAAGATCTCCGGGCCGACCGCGCCCTCCTGGCGTAAGGGTCCCCGACATATCGCCGGACGCGGCCCGCGCGATACCTATGGTTGA
- a CDS encoding lipoprotein LpqH yields the protein MLRISGLSASPATKRTLGILLALLVGLPAAACDPKPPADTPTATSAVVPVSTTTAPLPPNFPRGPATIEATLDGHPLTFSDPVCLGFTEETTISFSTAPQASSLSLRLDTGTSTVNEIRIGAPDGGMYLWKTWSHLPSPPTVVVQGSTYNVSGVVFLNLDPGEPKPIPFTVTATCPAYPHPQQPSAPPLPPTPDPKGPRVNATVDGRVLVDGTDAASCIREPNGSLKIAVKPGLGKLGNTLTFEVKDDAVLHGYVGGALFNYTTRVPADASVAKEGNILHVKANLYRIYQNKSYDEPHPVELTATCPGL from the coding sequence ATGTTACGGATCTCGGGACTGAGCGCTAGCCCGGCCACGAAAAGGACCCTGGGAATCCTCCTGGCATTGCTCGTCGGGCTGCCCGCTGCCGCGTGCGATCCGAAGCCGCCGGCCGATACGCCCACCGCGACATCGGCGGTGGTGCCGGTCTCGACCACGACGGCGCCACTGCCTCCCAATTTCCCTCGCGGCCCGGCCACCATCGAAGCCACCCTCGACGGACATCCGCTGACGTTCAGCGACCCGGTCTGTCTCGGCTTTACTGAAGAGACCACAATCAGCTTTAGCACTGCACCACAAGCGAGTTCACTGAGCTTGCGGCTGGACACCGGGACATCCACCGTGAACGAGATCCGCATCGGTGCGCCGGACGGTGGCATGTACCTGTGGAAAACGTGGTCCCATCTGCCATCGCCTCCCACCGTGGTGGTGCAGGGCTCGACCTACAACGTTTCCGGTGTGGTGTTCCTAAATCTCGACCCGGGTGAGCCTAAGCCGATTCCGTTTACCGTCACGGCAACATGCCCCGCCTATCCCCATCCACAGCAGCCGTCGGCACCACCCCTGCCTCCCACGCCCGACCCCAAGGGACCGCGCGTGAACGCCACAGTGGACGGCCGAGTCCTGGTCGACGGCACCGATGCCGCCTCTTGCATCCGAGAACCGAACGGCTCGTTGAAGATTGCGGTCAAGCCGGGCTTAGGCAAACTCGGTAACACCCTCACCTTCGAGGTGAAAGATGATGCCGTACTTCACGGCTATGTGGGCGGGGCCCTGTTCAACTACACCACCCGCGTTCCCGCCGATGCCTCGGTGGCCAAAGAAGGCAACATCCTTCACGTCAAGGCCAACCTGTATCGGATCTACCAGAACAAGTCGTACGACGAGCCGCACCCCGTCGAGCTCACCGCTACCTGCCCGGGGCTGTAA